ATATAACTAGTAATCATCTCTGCAAATGTAATATTGTATGTAATAATATGTATAATACGTGATATAATATGTATTGTGCATTAAAAGTGCTAAAAGTAAGAAAGGACTTGGCTCTGGAGAATTTTCTCTCACGCTCACGTCCCCACTACCTTAATAGGATTCATCAGATTAATCACAAGCTGGAACCTGAGTGAGTAATTCGAACGTTCAACCTAATATCACTTAGTGCACACAGTTATGAGACAACATGGAGgttaatagaaaaaagcttCGTGTTTAGGATAAGTGCACGTCGAGTGTTAAACCAATTCATCACTCTAGACAAAGCTGAAGAAAAGCTGGAGCATTATCACATTATCATCCATATGTCCGGGTGCTtgtttcctttaaaggcatcacccaacgaatctgaggtggtacggatttcaggtggggtatacgtatacgggatagtagattatggagagggggtgattccgtccattccttcctaattgccgtaaaaaacggcccggaatatgcggcttcgggcgttctggcgcacttttctctacgaggagttcgactggagcgcgccagccttgtacggcgccggatcttccgggccgttttttaaaccaattagcaagaaatagacggaatcacccaactactccaccagaaatctgcaccacttcaaattcgtggggtgatgcctttaaaagtgaAACGCACCTGAGATTCTTCCTCCAAATCCCGAAGTCCTAAGGTTGTGATCCCCTCAAAGAGTGGTTCATCGACTTTCGTTACTCTTGAACGACTAGCTACGTATTAGATAGggcaaaaaaattttgaaaaaaagctgatgGGTTATCAAGATTGGCCGAATAACTTCATATCGGGGTCAAACGGAGAATCGACGAGTAGAAAACGAAACGAGCGAAACTTAGGAACGGAGGTGGAAAGAAGAGCCACAACAACTCTATTGATACTGTAAACTACAAGTTAGCGTGGAAAGAAGGAGTAGGGAGTGGTCAAATGTCAAATTTCCGATGTCAAACAACTCTCGCACAGACAAGGTACGAGGCGCGTTGTTCCGAAGATTACAGTAATTATGGGCACTGCGAAGTGGTGCTTAAAAATCCGTTATCTGCTCGTGGCGGCGCTCTTTGTACTGGGCACGACGCACAAGAGTGCACGTTTTTGGGACGTACAAATTATGAAGCCTAGAGTGTTATATGGCCGAATATATTGTGTTATATATAACGCTACACCCGGCTTATACGgatatattgtatatattctgttatatacatatatatatatatatatatatatatatatatatatatatatatatatatataacacaatatatacaatatatatcCATACAAgccgggtgtagtgcagtcgctAAGATATCTGACTGtgactgcatgatcgatcgatggttcgagactTCCCCAGTGAAAACCAGACCTTTCGTTGGGTCGATAAggtggtagcagacttgtttgggaggataaaaacactgaatcgACACATTGGCTGGATCTTGCAATGGATATCTTCGAAATTGGACTACTCTATTGTTTCTGAGGAGAATTCAGCGGTTGGTTTTTGTTGGGAGGAAGTGCGTTGACAAGATTAGACATACGTTCTTGATCCTTAAGTACTCTGAATTATtaccttgattaccttgactcccgttgatcttcgaaatggtcgagcgggcgccagtaattcttccatttgtcccgatcgcgtgccagagtagcccaggggttcctcctttcgcgtgggacacgaagagcatcatatttttctttgaaggcgttcgtgaagaaatctgaccatcgggtcggcggtcttcctgtagtgcgcttaatatcgcggggaacccagtcgctcacggctctggtccaacggttgtcattaaagcgcatcacgtgtccggcccaccttattttactttccttggcaaacgcggcggcgtctctaatcttcgatcgctgacgtaggagagaacttcgaatcccgtccctcacttgcgtgaaacgggatactcctagcatcactctctcaattgcgcgttcaatgacgctcaccgcgttttcttcctgcttgcgaaatgcccaggtttcctaagcataggtcaaagcaggaagtacggtggtgttgaagaggtgagcacggagccgggtgttcctggtcttcttcactacatcctcgatgctcttgtacgctc
This window of the Necator americanus strain Aroian chromosome III, whole genome shotgun sequence genome carries:
- a CDS encoding hypothetical protein (NECATOR_CHRIII.G11928.T1) → MLGVSRFTQVRDGIRSSLLRQRSKIRDAAAFAKESKIRWAGHVMRFNDNRWTRAVSDWVPRDIKRTTGRPPTRWSDFFTNAFKEKYDALRVPRERRNPWATLARDRDKWKNYWRPLDHFEDQRESR